A part of Procambarus clarkii isolate CNS0578487 chromosome 21, FALCON_Pclarkii_2.0, whole genome shotgun sequence genomic DNA contains:
- the LOC138367078 gene encoding zinc finger protein 708-like: MSDKLHECQECGKTFRRLGNMENHKMVHTGLKPHVCPECGESFSQPGTLNRHRMAHSGVKTHECFECGKTFTRMEYLNKHKMMHTGEKPLSCDVCGKSFNDRSNMIKHMLVHSGEKPHECPECGKRFSRYDHLKNHRLVHTGDKPYECPECGKKFSTLGTMKKHRMVHTGQKPLRCDVCGKCFSSRSSLINHMLLHTGEYPFRCDVCGKSFRDRSNIGKHLLVHSGEKPYECPECCKRFFRNEHLKNHRMVHTGEKPHECPECGKRFIQLGAMKTHRIMHTSLVSL, translated from the coding sequence ATGAGTGATAAACTCCATGAGTGTCAAGAGTGTGGGAAAACATTTAGGCGTCTTGGAAATATGGAGAACCACAAAATGGTGCATACTGGTCTTAAACCTCACGTGTGTCCCGAATGTGGTGAAAGTTTCAGCCAACCTGGAACTCTGAATAGACACAGGATGGCACATTCTGGTGTTAAAACTCACGAATGTTTTGAGTGCGGAAAAACGTTCACCCGAATGGAATATTTAAATAAACACAAGATGATGCACACGGGTGAAAAGCCTCTCAGCTGTGATGTGTGTGGGAAGAGTTTCAATGACCGTAGTAATATGATTAAGCACATGTTAGTACACTCTGGTGAGAAAccccacgagtgtccagagtgtgggaaaagattctctCGATATGACCATTTGAAGAACCACAGGTTGGTGCATACTGGAGATAAACCTTACGAGtgcccagagtgtgggaaaaaattCAGTACGCTTGGAACTATGAAGAAACACAGGATGGTGCACACAGGTCAAAAACCTCTTAGGTGTGATGTGTGTGGAAAATGTTTCAGCAGTCGTAGCAGTCTAATTAATCACATGTTACTGCATACTGGAGAATATCCTTTCAGGTGTGATGTGTGTGGGAAAAGTTTCAGGGATCGTAGCAACATAGGTAAAcacttgttagtgcattcaggtgagaaaccttacgagtgtccagagtgttgcAAAAGATTCTTTCGAAATGAGCATTTGAAGAACCACAGAATGGTGCATACTGGAGAAAAAccccacgagtgtccagagtgtgggaaaagattcattcAACTTGGAGCTATGAAAACACATAGGATTATGCATACAAGTTTGGTCAGTTTATGA